The Saccharothrix variisporea genome has a segment encoding these proteins:
- a CDS encoding ROK family transcriptional regulator, whose translation MARSPVWASRPRTRGLVLDLIRAARTISRVELATATGLTGATISEVVRELIGDGLVVEAGRGLPTGGKPRTLVQLNPVARYSVGVQLERNACVIVVVDLAGRPVARTAFHGVASMPPERALPLVAAQVDALLTTAGVDRGKVLGVGLVSYGPQDRGAGVLLTPQPTEEWYDHPVAPRLAEILDLPVLLDNDAAAAAIGEYWLGAVDPDSTYGCIYMATGIGGGVVVAGEVYRGSTSNTAEIGHISVDVHGEECSCGNVGCLENYAGPSAVVRQAAQTPDLARRLALDPAGEDFLTEFARIAAAANAGDPQARELVERSARYLGHAAVTVATLFDLDLVVLAGPSFTVAGSIYQAVVQDQLDRRLFARRAHSVRVVPSVNGSDAAAIGGAVLVLQSELVRGRHDEARPVPTGAGGTP comes from the coding sequence GTGGCGAGAAGCCCGGTGTGGGCGAGTCGGCCGCGGACGCGCGGGCTGGTCCTGGACCTGATCAGGGCGGCGCGCACGATCAGCCGGGTGGAGCTCGCGACGGCGACCGGCCTGACCGGGGCGACGATCTCCGAGGTCGTGCGCGAGCTGATCGGCGACGGCCTGGTCGTGGAGGCCGGTCGCGGGCTGCCGACCGGTGGCAAGCCGCGCACGCTGGTCCAGCTCAACCCGGTGGCCCGCTACAGCGTGGGCGTCCAGCTCGAACGCAACGCGTGCGTCATCGTGGTGGTCGACCTGGCCGGGCGGCCGGTGGCCAGGACCGCGTTCCACGGTGTCGCGTCGATGCCGCCGGAACGGGCGTTGCCGCTGGTGGCGGCACAGGTGGACGCCCTGCTGACCACGGCGGGGGTCGACCGCGGGAAGGTGCTCGGCGTCGGCCTGGTCAGCTACGGCCCCCAGGACCGGGGCGCCGGCGTGCTGCTGACGCCGCAGCCCACCGAGGAGTGGTACGACCACCCCGTCGCCCCGCGCCTGGCGGAGATCCTCGACCTGCCCGTGCTGCTGGACAACGACGCCGCCGCGGCGGCCATCGGCGAGTACTGGCTGGGCGCGGTGGACCCGGACAGCACCTACGGCTGCATCTACATGGCCACCGGGATCGGCGGCGGCGTGGTGGTCGCCGGCGAGGTGTACCGGGGCAGCACGTCCAACACCGCGGAGATCGGCCACATCTCGGTCGACGTCCACGGCGAGGAGTGCTCGTGCGGGAACGTCGGCTGCCTGGAGAACTACGCCGGCCCGTCGGCCGTGGTCCGCCAGGCGGCGCAGACCCCGGACCTCGCCCGCCGGCTGGCGCTGGACCCCGCGGGCGAGGACTTCCTGACCGAGTTCGCGCGGATCGCCGCCGCCGCGAACGCCGGCGATCCGCAGGCCCGCGAGCTGGTCGAGCGGTCGGCGCGCTACCTCGGGCACGCGGCGGTGACCGTGGCGACCCTGTTCGACCTGGACCTGGTCGTCCTGGCCGGGCCGAGCTTCACCGTGGCGGGCTCGATCTACCAGGCCGTGGTCCAGGACCAGTTGGACCGCCGGTTGTTCGCCCGGCGGGCGCACTCGGTGCGCGTGGTGCCTTCGGTCAACGGGTCGGACGCGGCGGCGATCGGCGGCGCGGTCCTCGTCCTGCAGAGCGAGCTGGTCCGCGGCCGGCACGACGAGGCGCGGCCGGTGCCCACCGGCGCGGGCGGGACGCCCTGA
- a CDS encoding cellulase family glycosylhydrolase, which produces MRHRQSLTAVGAAGAMVLAGITMSTLPASAAAGCSVEYKVQSEWQGGFSASIAITNLGDPVSGWTLAFDFPKAGQKVGQGWSATWTQSGTRVSAASLSWNGSLGTRASTSIGFVGSWTDANPVPASFTLNGVTCTGTVPTTTTTTTTTTSTPPGDEPAPKLHVSGNKLVTADGEPYRLLGVSRSSSEFACVQGKGMWDGGPVDQASVDAMKTWNIHAVRIPLNEECWLGVNGSPGGVVYQQAVKDYVDLLVRNGISPILDLHWTWGAYTNSPDWHCKDEHAVCQKPMPDAKYAPQFWAGVASAFKGNDAVVFDLFNEPYPEMAADWNKTLGWQCWRDGGTCTGLPYETAGMQDLVDAVRATGATNVLLLGGLEWANDMREWLAYKPTDPRNNLAASWHAYSFNACATESCWDTQVAPLAQQVPVVLGEFGQDNCGFDYMGRLADWADAHHISYLAWTWTPWGCTSGAVLIKDWAGTPEPGIGEGYKAHLLTQDPYYTTR; this is translated from the coding sequence ATGCGACATCGTCAGTCATTGACGGCCGTTGGTGCGGCCGGTGCGATGGTGCTGGCCGGTATCACGATGAGCACCCTGCCCGCTTCGGCGGCCGCTGGTTGTTCGGTCGAGTACAAGGTGCAGAGCGAGTGGCAGGGTGGCTTCAGCGCGAGCATCGCGATCACCAACCTGGGTGACCCCGTGTCGGGCTGGACGCTGGCGTTCGACTTCCCCAAGGCGGGCCAGAAGGTCGGTCAGGGGTGGAGTGCCACGTGGACGCAGTCCGGCACGCGGGTGTCGGCGGCGAGCCTGAGCTGGAACGGGTCGCTGGGCACGCGCGCCTCGACGTCGATCGGCTTCGTGGGTTCATGGACCGACGCCAACCCGGTGCCGGCGTCGTTCACGCTGAACGGCGTCACCTGCACCGGCACCGTCCCGACGACCACGACCACTACGACGACCACCACTTCCACTCCGCCCGGTGATGAACCGGCGCCGAAGCTGCACGTCTCCGGCAACAAGCTGGTGACCGCGGACGGTGAGCCGTACCGGTTGCTCGGGGTGAGCCGGTCCAGCAGCGAGTTCGCCTGTGTGCAGGGCAAGGGCATGTGGGACGGCGGTCCGGTGGATCAGGCGTCGGTGGACGCGATGAAGACGTGGAACATCCACGCGGTGCGGATCCCGTTGAACGAGGAGTGTTGGCTGGGTGTCAACGGCTCGCCGGGCGGGGTGGTCTACCAGCAGGCCGTGAAGGATTATGTGGATCTGTTGGTGCGCAACGGGATCAGTCCGATTCTGGACCTGCATTGGACGTGGGGTGCGTACACCAACAGTCCGGATTGGCATTGCAAGGACGAGCACGCGGTGTGCCAGAAGCCGATGCCGGACGCGAAGTACGCCCCGCAGTTCTGGGCGGGTGTGGCGAGTGCGTTCAAGGGCAACGACGCCGTCGTGTTCGACCTGTTCAACGAGCCGTACCCGGAGATGGCCGCGGACTGGAACAAGACCCTGGGCTGGCAGTGCTGGCGTGACGGCGGCACGTGCACCGGTCTGCCCTACGAGACGGCCGGGATGCAGGACCTGGTCGACGCGGTGCGCGCGACCGGGGCGACCAACGTGCTGCTGTTGGGCGGGTTGGAGTGGGCGAACGACATGCGGGAGTGGCTGGCGTACAAGCCGACCGACCCGCGCAACAACCTGGCCGCGTCCTGGCACGCCTACAGCTTCAACGCCTGCGCCACCGAGTCCTGTTGGGACACCCAGGTCGCTCCGCTGGCCCAGCAGGTCCCGGTCGTGCTCGGCGAGTTCGGCCAGGACAACTGCGGCTTCGACTACATGGGCCGGCTGGCGGACTGGGCCGACGCCCACCACATCAGCTACCTCGCGTGGACGTGGACCCCGTGGGGCTGCACCAGCGGCGCGGTACTGATCAAGGACTGGGCCGGCACCCCCGAACCCGGCATCGGAGAGGGCTACAAAGCCCACCTCCTCACCCAAGACCCCTACTACACGACCCGATAA
- a CDS encoding S8 family serine peptidase: MKGLLEQGYDDARRSDLPLIVQGVGARAETLGTTVRHRLDAVDAVAAIQSKATTKALWDARSSVRKIWLDGLRKPTLDVSVPQIGAPAVWEAGHTGKGVKVAVVDTGIDAEHPDLAGKVVDRRDFTGGDRPGDQIGHGTHVASTIAGTGAKSGGKYKGVAPDAALLDAKVCGEYGCWESGILAGMQWAAESGAKVVDMSLGGVDTEDLDPLEEAVNTLSAKHNTLFVVAAGNSGPGEQTVGSPASADAALAVGAVDEQDRIAPFSSRGPRTGDRAVKPEITEVDRLRAAPRRSRLRVPQGHRDRPPRRHHRADRHQGLRPDIAPTGHPDRGVGAARTSTGPPGPATTVAPAAGCGGEPRPCRVGRGRGGSVVWWVIGSCSRGLG, translated from the coding sequence GTGAAAGGGCTGCTGGAGCAGGGTTATGACGACGCCCGCCGCAGCGATCTGCCGTTGATCGTGCAAGGCGTCGGCGCAAGGGCGGAGACGCTCGGCACGACCGTCCGCCACCGGCTCGACGCCGTGGACGCGGTGGCGGCCATCCAGTCGAAGGCCACCACGAAGGCGTTGTGGGACGCGCGGTCGAGCGTGCGCAAGATCTGGCTGGACGGTCTGCGCAAGCCGACCCTCGACGTGAGCGTGCCGCAGATCGGTGCGCCGGCGGTGTGGGAAGCCGGGCACACCGGCAAGGGCGTCAAGGTGGCCGTCGTGGACACCGGCATCGACGCCGAGCACCCCGACCTGGCGGGCAAGGTGGTCGACCGGCGGGACTTCACCGGCGGTGACCGGCCCGGCGACCAGATCGGGCACGGCACCCACGTGGCCTCCACGATCGCGGGCACCGGCGCGAAGTCCGGCGGCAAGTACAAGGGCGTGGCCCCGGACGCGGCGCTGCTCGACGCCAAGGTGTGCGGCGAGTACGGGTGCTGGGAGTCGGGGATCCTGGCCGGGATGCAGTGGGCGGCGGAGTCCGGGGCGAAGGTCGTCGACATGAGCCTGGGCGGGGTGGACACCGAGGACCTCGACCCGTTGGAGGAGGCGGTGAACACGCTCAGCGCGAAGCACAACACGCTGTTCGTGGTGGCCGCCGGCAACAGCGGTCCCGGTGAGCAGACCGTCGGCTCTCCGGCCAGCGCTGACGCCGCCCTCGCCGTGGGCGCGGTGGACGAGCAGGACCGGATCGCGCCCTTCTCCAGCCGCGGCCCGCGGACCGGCGACCGGGCGGTCAAGCCGGAGATCACCGAAGTGGACCGCCTACGTGCGGCACCCCGCCGGTCCCGGCTTCGTGTCCCTCAAGGCCACCGCGACCGACCACCGCGGCGGCACCACCGAGCAGACCGTCATCAGGGCCTACGGCCTGACATAGCCCCGACCGGACACCCCGACCGCGGGGTGGGGGCGGCCAGGACGTCGACCGGGCCGCCGGGTCCAGCCACCACGGTCGCCCCGGCCGCAGGGTGCGGAGGGGAGCCCCGGCCTTGTCGTGTTGGACGAGGCCGGGGCGGCTCGGTGGTGTGGTGGGTTATCGGGTCGTGTAGTAGGGGTCTTGGGTGA
- a CDS encoding C40 family peptidase: MASPPAQRTVRAALAATATVALAGGIALPHAAADPAVPPNASEALRKYTELSSEAEKLNEEHLRAQDDLRAKQGELDKATGDLTAAHQAEEGLRGQVDLLTEATFEGARFNQLSALLVSDSQQDYLNRMAALDILATGNAEALGSLTEAVTKADDAQRRATEATNAATKLVEDIARRKSELDNQVREARAQYDTLSAADRRTLSDPGDTSRIAVPAGTAGRALEYALAQRGDPYVYGANGPDEWDCSSLMQQSYRAAGVSIPRTSYGQAGVGRPVSRAEVQAGDIIVYYADQHHVAMAVDNVRAVHASTEGVPVRIADIDSIGPINTIRRIEG, from the coding sequence GTGGCGTCACCACCCGCACAGCGCACCGTCCGGGCCGCACTCGCGGCCACCGCAACCGTGGCACTGGCGGGAGGGATCGCGCTCCCCCACGCGGCAGCCGACCCGGCCGTGCCACCCAACGCCTCGGAGGCGTTGAGGAAGTACACCGAGCTGTCGAGCGAGGCCGAGAAGCTCAACGAGGAGCACCTGCGCGCCCAGGACGACCTGCGGGCCAAGCAGGGCGAGCTGGACAAGGCCACCGGCGACCTCACCGCGGCCCACCAGGCCGAAGAGGGGCTGCGCGGCCAGGTCGACTTGCTCACCGAGGCGACCTTCGAGGGCGCGCGGTTCAACCAGCTGTCGGCGCTGCTGGTCAGCGACTCCCAGCAGGACTACCTCAACCGCATGGCGGCGCTGGACATCCTGGCCACCGGGAACGCCGAAGCCCTCGGCTCGCTCACCGAGGCCGTCACCAAGGCCGACGACGCCCAGCGTCGAGCCACCGAGGCCACCAACGCCGCCACCAAGCTGGTCGAGGACATCGCCCGTCGCAAGTCCGAACTGGACAACCAGGTCCGCGAGGCCCGCGCCCAGTACGACACCCTCAGCGCGGCCGACCGCCGGACCCTGTCCGACCCCGGCGACACCTCCCGCATCGCCGTCCCGGCAGGCACCGCGGGCCGGGCGCTGGAGTACGCCTTGGCCCAACGCGGCGACCCGTACGTCTACGGCGCCAACGGCCCCGACGAATGGGACTGCTCCAGCCTCATGCAGCAGTCGTACCGCGCGGCCGGCGTCTCCATCCCCCGCACCAGCTACGGCCAAGCGGGCGTGGGCCGCCCGGTGTCACGCGCCGAGGTCCAGGCCGGCGACATCATCGTCTACTACGCCGACCAACACCACGTGGCCATGGCCGTCGACAACGTCCGCGCCGTCCACGCCTCCACCGAGGGCGTCCCGGTCCGCATCGCCGACATCGACTCCATCGGCCCCATCAACACCATCCGCCGCATCGAGGGCTGA
- a CDS encoding alpha/beta fold hydrolase: MAREDVAPLLLLHGGGADAGSWRPVVERLPSGWPVHALNLPGHGGEPGFAYDARIIQVTARHVADRLPDLGLVRPHVVGHSMGGAVALELAKVVPVAGVTALCPIGFWTPPRAWVTAALLRNAARLSAMTDPKTRSLLMAEAPARRLVLTAFSARPSLIHPSAAAAAASALSGSDIVAMTKYTWRYRFRGRVPVPVLLAWATRDRLVPLSDADRARRLLPQAAHALLPGSGHLVVEDDPDLTAALVRDHAHRLPPADFTDA, translated from the coding sequence GTGGCGCGTGAGGACGTCGCCCCGCTGCTGCTCCTGCACGGCGGCGGGGCCGACGCGGGCAGTTGGCGGCCGGTGGTCGAACGCCTGCCCTCCGGGTGGCCGGTCCACGCGCTCAACCTGCCCGGCCACGGCGGCGAGCCCGGGTTCGCCTACGACGCCCGGATCATCCAGGTCACCGCCCGGCACGTCGCCGACCGCCTGCCCGACCTCGGACTCGTGCGCCCGCACGTGGTGGGTCACTCGATGGGCGGCGCGGTCGCGCTCGAACTGGCCAAGGTCGTCCCCGTGGCCGGCGTCACGGCGCTGTGCCCGATCGGCTTCTGGACGCCACCCCGTGCCTGGGTCACCGCCGCGCTCCTGCGCAACGCCGCGCGGCTGTCCGCGATGACCGACCCGAAGACCAGGTCGCTGCTGATGGCCGAAGCCCCGGCCCGCCGGCTCGTGTTGACCGCCTTCTCCGCGAGGCCCTCGCTCATCCACCCGAGTGCCGCCGCCGCGGCGGCCTCCGCGTTGAGCGGCAGCGACATCGTGGCGATGACCAAGTACACCTGGCGGTACCGGTTCCGCGGCCGGGTGCCGGTCCCGGTGCTGTTGGCGTGGGCGACCCGGGACCGGTTGGTCCCGCTGTCCGACGCCGACCGCGCCCGACGCCTGCTGCCCCAAGCCGCGCACGCCCTGCTGCCCGGCAGCGGTCACCTGGTCGTGGAGGACGACCCCGACCTCACCGCCGCCCTCGTCCGCGACCACGCACACCGCCTCCCACCTGCGGATTTCACCGACGCTTGA
- a CDS encoding type I polyketide synthase — protein sequence MSAEPIAIVGMGCRLPGGVDTPAELWDLLTEGRDAVTEIPPGRWDPYELPGTDSALALRGTTRRGAFLADASAFDAQFFGVTPREAEIMDPQQRLVLEVTWEALENAGIPPHGLAGSDTGVFVGVGSDDYGRQMLEDLPRIEAWTGIGAAFCAVANRVSYVLDLRGPSFAVDTACSSSLVAIHLACQSLRTGETTVALAAGVNLIAGPGLTMVLDAAGATSPDGQSKPFDSSANGYGRGEGVGVVVLKRLADAQRDGDRVLAVVRGTAVNQDGRTNGIMAPNGEAQAQVAREALRNAGLDAHTVDYVEAHGTGTRAGDPVEAAALSSVYGQGRSAGDPCLIGSIKGNIGHLEAGAGVAGVIKAVLALRHAEIPPNAVFTTPNPNIPWDTNGLRVVDRTTPWPRRGEVRRAAVSSFGYGGTVGHVVLEQAPETTSAPQEQDSIGLFALSGASEAAVAQYAGKLADWLDAEGASASLTDLAHTLLARRTHLPHRLAVTATDHETLAARLRAVGSGEDEVEGVVTGRTLPDTPADAVWVFSGHGSQWFGMGAELLADNQVFADVIAEIDPIFVAEMGFSPLEVLVSGDYAEVDRIQPMIFAMQVALAEVWQSLGVRPAAVIGHSVGEIAAAVVAGVFTVADGARLVSRRSLLLRRVAGQGAMAMLGLPFAEVERRLGDRADVVAAIESSPLSTVVAGEPAALEALCEQWTAEGLMVRKVASDVAFHSPQMDPLLDELAAAAGDLAVHEPAMPLYTTALVDPRSTEARDGAYWAANLRNPVRLGTAVAAAAEDGHRIFLEISPHPVVAHSVSETLGELGLADVLVTGTLRRDKPEWDTLLGNLALLHCAGASVDFAGALPPGRVLTLPRIAWQHRPYWFSGSTKGLVGHDVAAENLLGARTGVAGAANLEVWQTALDEGNRPYPGDHPVQGVEIIPAAVLFTTFLGAGRTQALSDVALAVPVSVTARRELQVVRQDDTLRIASRLAGDDAGEQAWQTHSTATVAADTLADVGFNLAEARLRCADELDPGAVLDRLHAVGVADKGFPWEVRALHAGEGQVLAAVRSHPDGTPVPGWGSVMDAVLTVVPLVFPGEVVLRMPAHVRRLVLHPEPVADVLIHVRLDTEDTVDVVVTDEHGTVLGVFDGLRYGALDGDRGAPVSPRRLVHRLDWQAADVSTPRKRPLGTVVVLGGDWLADALESFDVRTRVVDGVEEFARLVPDLGPGDAVLVVAGHDGPTGEGAVRSAWDLARTAQLIAEEGLAPRLWAVTTGQVESRHASALDQSPVWGLGRIIGGEHPELWGGVVDLDPGREERGVGELVRVLRAQTEPDVFAIRDGEVRAARLAGVDGPMTRPAFECRGDGTYVITGGFGVLGLKVADWLAGRGARRLVLVGRSTIPPRSQWDDVTDPAVLERIAAVRGLEAQGVTVKPVALDITDREQAKRLLDLDLPPVRGVVHAAGVLDNRMLRDLDEESLRTVLAPKVEGALVLHELFPVGQLDFFVLFSSIGQLLGLTGQAAYASANAFLDALARHRAAAGDPGVVSLAWTSWRGMGMAVNEVVDQELRDRGVGDVSAGEAFAAWEFAARHDLPHAAVLRVTELEAGTQPLPVLRGLSFGAAEADESAGAGEDLAGLDPEELREHLLALVAKEIGAELKIEPDALDVRRPLGELGLDSVMTLSIRRRLEKRFRLSLPATLLWNHPTVAAIVSFLADRFAPADAADSADIADSAEDTAPQLSGVGG from the coding sequence ATGTCCGCCGAGCCGATCGCGATCGTCGGGATGGGGTGCCGGCTGCCCGGCGGCGTCGACACCCCCGCCGAGCTGTGGGACCTGCTCACCGAGGGGCGCGACGCCGTCACCGAGATCCCGCCGGGCCGCTGGGACCCCTACGAGCTGCCCGGCACCGACAGCGCCCTGGCCTTGCGCGGCACGACCCGGCGGGGCGCGTTCCTCGCCGACGCGTCCGCGTTCGACGCCCAGTTCTTCGGCGTCACGCCCCGCGAAGCGGAGATCATGGACCCGCAGCAGCGGCTGGTGCTCGAGGTGACCTGGGAGGCGCTGGAGAACGCGGGCATCCCGCCGCACGGCCTCGCGGGCAGCGACACCGGTGTCTTCGTCGGCGTCGGCTCCGACGACTACGGCCGGCAGATGCTGGAGGACCTGCCGCGCATCGAGGCGTGGACCGGTATCGGGGCGGCCTTCTGCGCCGTGGCCAACCGGGTGTCCTACGTGCTCGACCTGCGCGGTCCGAGCTTCGCCGTCGACACCGCCTGCTCGTCGTCGCTGGTGGCGATCCACCTGGCCTGCCAGAGCCTGCGGACGGGCGAGACGACGGTCGCCCTCGCGGCGGGCGTCAACCTGATCGCCGGACCGGGCCTGACGATGGTGCTCGACGCCGCCGGCGCGACCTCCCCGGACGGCCAGTCCAAGCCGTTCGACAGCTCCGCGAACGGCTACGGCCGCGGCGAAGGCGTCGGCGTGGTCGTGCTCAAGCGGCTCGCCGACGCGCAGCGCGACGGGGACCGGGTGCTCGCGGTCGTGCGCGGGACGGCGGTCAACCAGGACGGCCGCACCAACGGCATCATGGCCCCCAACGGCGAGGCACAGGCCCAGGTGGCCCGAGAGGCGCTGCGCAACGCCGGTCTCGACGCCCACACCGTCGACTACGTCGAGGCCCACGGCACCGGTACCCGCGCGGGCGACCCGGTCGAGGCGGCGGCGCTCAGCTCGGTGTACGGGCAGGGGCGCTCCGCCGGCGACCCGTGCCTCATCGGGTCGATCAAGGGCAACATCGGCCACCTGGAAGCCGGCGCGGGCGTCGCGGGCGTGATCAAGGCCGTGCTGGCGCTGCGGCACGCGGAGATCCCGCCCAACGCGGTGTTCACCACGCCCAACCCGAACATCCCCTGGGACACCAACGGGTTGCGCGTCGTCGACCGGACCACCCCGTGGCCCCGGCGGGGAGAGGTGCGGCGCGCCGCCGTGTCCAGCTTCGGCTACGGCGGGACGGTCGGCCACGTTGTGCTCGAGCAGGCCCCGGAGACCACCTCGGCACCTCAGGAACAGGACTCGATCGGCCTGTTCGCGCTGTCCGGAGCCTCGGAAGCCGCCGTCGCCCAGTACGCGGGCAAGCTCGCCGACTGGCTCGACGCCGAGGGCGCGTCGGCGTCCCTGACCGACCTCGCCCACACCCTGCTGGCCCGCCGCACGCACCTGCCGCACCGGCTCGCCGTCACCGCGACCGACCACGAGACGCTGGCCGCGCGCCTGCGTGCCGTGGGCAGCGGTGAGGACGAGGTCGAGGGCGTGGTCACCGGGCGGACGCTGCCGGACACGCCGGCCGACGCGGTGTGGGTGTTCTCCGGCCACGGCTCGCAGTGGTTCGGCATGGGCGCGGAACTGCTGGCGGACAACCAGGTCTTCGCCGACGTGATCGCCGAGATCGACCCGATCTTCGTGGCGGAGATGGGTTTCTCGCCGCTGGAGGTGCTGGTCAGCGGCGACTACGCCGAGGTCGACCGCATCCAGCCGATGATCTTCGCGATGCAGGTGGCGCTGGCGGAGGTGTGGCAGTCCCTGGGCGTGCGGCCGGCCGCTGTGATCGGCCACTCGGTGGGGGAGATCGCCGCCGCCGTCGTCGCCGGGGTGTTCACCGTCGCGGACGGGGCCCGTCTGGTGTCACGGCGGTCGCTGCTGCTGCGCCGGGTCGCCGGCCAGGGCGCGATGGCCATGCTGGGCTTGCCGTTCGCCGAGGTCGAGCGGCGCTTGGGCGACCGGGCCGACGTGGTGGCGGCGATCGAGTCCTCGCCACTGTCCACTGTGGTCGCGGGCGAGCCGGCTGCGCTGGAAGCGTTGTGCGAGCAGTGGACCGCCGAAGGGCTGATGGTGCGCAAGGTCGCCTCGGACGTGGCGTTCCACAGCCCGCAGATGGACCCGTTGCTGGACGAACTGGCTGCCGCGGCCGGCGACCTCGCCGTGCACGAGCCCGCGATGCCCTTGTACACCACCGCTTTGGTCGATCCCCGCTCCACCGAGGCGCGCGATGGCGCGTACTGGGCGGCGAACCTGCGCAACCCGGTCCGGTTGGGCACGGCGGTCGCGGCTGCCGCCGAGGACGGGCACCGGATCTTCCTGGAGATCTCACCGCACCCGGTCGTCGCGCACTCCGTGTCGGAGACCCTCGGCGAGCTGGGCCTGGCGGACGTGCTGGTGACCGGGACCCTGCGTCGCGACAAGCCCGAATGGGACACCCTCCTGGGCAACCTCGCGCTCCTGCACTGCGCGGGCGCGTCGGTCGACTTCGCCGGGGCGCTGCCGCCCGGCCGGGTGCTGACGCTGCCGCGCATCGCCTGGCAGCACCGCCCGTACTGGTTCAGCGGCTCCACCAAGGGGCTCGTGGGTCACGACGTGGCGGCGGAGAACCTGCTCGGCGCACGGACCGGCGTCGCGGGCGCGGCCAACCTGGAGGTCTGGCAGACCGCGCTGGACGAGGGCAACCGGCCCTACCCCGGCGACCACCCGGTGCAGGGCGTGGAGATCATCCCCGCCGCCGTGCTGTTCACCACCTTCCTCGGCGCGGGCCGCACCCAGGCGCTGTCGGACGTGGCACTGGCCGTGCCGGTCTCGGTCACCGCGCGCCGCGAGCTCCAGGTGGTGCGGCAGGACGACACGCTGCGGATCGCGTCCCGGCTCGCCGGTGACGACGCCGGTGAGCAGGCGTGGCAGACCCACAGCACCGCCACCGTCGCCGCCGACACCCTCGCGGACGTCGGGTTCAACCTCGCCGAGGCCAGGCTGCGCTGCGCCGACGAACTGGACCCCGGCGCGGTGCTGGACCGGTTGCACGCGGTCGGCGTGGCGGACAAGGGCTTCCCGTGGGAGGTTCGGGCGCTGCACGCCGGTGAGGGGCAGGTGCTCGCCGCCGTGCGGTCCCACCCCGACGGCACGCCTGTGCCGGGCTGGGGTTCGGTGATGGACGCGGTGCTCACCGTGGTGCCGCTGGTGTTCCCGGGTGAGGTCGTGCTGCGGATGCCCGCGCACGTCCGCCGGTTGGTGCTGCACCCGGAGCCGGTGGCCGATGTGCTGATCCACGTCCGGCTCGACACCGAGGACACGGTGGACGTGGTGGTGACCGACGAGCACGGGACGGTCCTGGGTGTCTTCGACGGCTTGCGCTACGGCGCCCTCGACGGCGACCGGGGTGCGCCCGTCAGCCCGCGCCGGCTCGTGCACCGCCTCGACTGGCAGGCGGCCGACGTGTCGACGCCCCGCAAGCGTCCACTCGGGACGGTCGTGGTGCTCGGTGGCGACTGGCTCGCCGACGCGCTGGAGTCCTTCGACGTGCGCACCCGCGTGGTCGACGGCGTGGAGGAGTTCGCGAGGCTCGTCCCCGACCTCGGTCCCGGTGACGCCGTGCTCGTCGTGGCCGGGCACGACGGACCGACCGGTGAGGGTGCCGTGCGCTCCGCGTGGGACCTGGCCCGGACCGCCCAGCTGATCGCCGAAGAGGGCCTCGCGCCCCGCCTGTGGGCGGTCACGACCGGCCAGGTGGAGTCGCGGCACGCGTCCGCGCTGGACCAGTCGCCGGTGTGGGGCTTGGGGCGGATCATCGGCGGTGAGCACCCCGAGCTGTGGGGCGGTGTCGTCGACCTCGATCCCGGCCGCGAGGAGCGGGGTGTGGGCGAGCTGGTGCGGGTGCTGCGGGCGCAGACCGAGCCGGACGTGTTCGCCATCCGGGACGGCGAGGTGCGGGCGGCCCGGCTGGCCGGCGTCGACGGCCCCATGACCCGGCCCGCGTTCGAGTGCCGGGGTGACGGCACGTACGTCATCACCGGCGGTTTCGGCGTGCTGGGCCTCAAGGTCGCCGACTGGCTCGCCGGGCGCGGGGCACGCCGTCTGGTGCTGGTGGGCCGTTCGACCATCCCGCCGCGCTCCCAGTGGGACGACGTGACCGACCCGGCGGTCCTGGAGCGCATCGCGGCCGTGCGCGGCTTGGAGGCGCAGGGGGTGACGGTCAAGCCGGTCGCGCTGGACATCACCGACCGGGAGCAGGCCAAGCGCCTGCTGGACCTCGACCTGCCGCCGGTCCGGGGCGTCGTGCACGCGGCGGGTGTCCTCGACAACCGGATGCTGCGCGACCTGGACGAGGAGTCCCTGCGGACCGTGCTCGCCCCGAAGGTCGAGGGCGCGTTGGTGCTGCACGAGCTGTTCCCGGTGGGGCAGCTGGACTTCTTCGTCCTGTTCTCCTCGATCGGCCAGCTCCTCGGACTCACCGGCCAAGCCGCCTACGCCTCGGCGAACGCCTTCCTGGACGCCCTCGCCCGGCACCGCGCCGCCGCCGGCGACCCGGGCGTGGTCAGCCTCGCCTGGACGTCGTGGCGGGGGATGGGCATGGCGGTCAACGAGGTCGTGGACCAGGAGCTGCGGGACCGGGGCGTGGGTGACGTGTCGGCGGGCGAGGCTTTCGCCGCCTGGGAGTTCGCCGCACGGCACGACCTGCCGCACGCGGCGGTCCTGCGGGTCACCGAGTTGGAGGCGGGCACGCAGCCGTTGCCGGTGTTGCGCGGGTTGTCCTTCGGCGCGGCGGAGGCGGACGAGAGCGCCGGGGCGGGGGAGGACCTCGCCGGCCTCGACCCCGAGGAGCTGCGGGAGCACCTGCTCGCCCTGGTCGCCAAGGAGATCGGCGCGGAGCTGAAGATCGAGCCGGACGCGCTCGACGTGCGCCGGCCGTTGGGCGAACTCGGGTTGGACTCGGTGATGACGCTGTCGATCCGGCGCAGGCTGGAGAAGCGGTTCCGGCTCAGCCTGCCCGCCACGCTGCTGTGGAACCACCCGACCGTGGCGGCGATCGTGTCCTTCCTCGCCGACCGGTTCGCCCCCGCCGACGCCGCCGACTCCGCCGACATCGCCGACTCCGCCGAGGACACCGCGCCGCAGCTCAGCGGCGTCGGCGGCTGA